A genome region from Geminicoccus roseus DSM 18922 includes the following:
- the ccmE gene encoding cytochrome c maturation protein CcmE, translating into MRLRKKQRLYVVLGSLVLLGGAAALVLTALDQNVAFFVTPSQIAANEVPSARNFRIGGLVVAGSVERGDDGSVRFRLTDTKNEVAVQYAGVLPDLFREGQGIVAQGELEPGGLFRAREVLAKHDENYMPKEVVDSLKASGVWQHEGEAPGS; encoded by the coding sequence ATGCGTCTTAGAAAGAAGCAGCGTCTCTACGTGGTCCTGGGAAGCCTCGTTCTGCTCGGCGGGGCGGCTGCCCTGGTGCTGACCGCGCTCGACCAGAATGTCGCGTTCTTCGTCACTCCCAGCCAGATTGCGGCGAACGAGGTGCCCAGCGCCCGCAACTTCCGGATCGGCGGCCTGGTGGTGGCCGGCAGCGTCGAGCGCGGCGACGATGGCAGCGTCCGCTTCCGGCTGACCGACACCAAGAACGAGGTGGCGGTCCAGTATGCCGGCGTGCTGCCGGACCTGTTCCGCGAGGGGCAGGGGATCGTGGCGCAGGGCGAGCTCGAGCCGGGCGGCCTGTTCCGCGCCCGCGAGGTCCTGGCCAAGCACGACGAGAACTACATGCCCAAGGAAGTGGTCGACTCGCTGAAGGCCAGCGGCGTGTGGCAGCACGAGGGGGAGGCGCCCGGCTCATGA
- a CDS encoding DsbE family thiol:disulfide interchange protein yields MGKDPAELPSALVGKPVPTFTLPPLPGRSDGLSDADLRTGEPKLVNVFASWCVPCQIEHPVLMRLKEEGIPIEAINYKDDPAKAEAFLARLGDPYAGIGADRDGRVAIEWGVYGVPETFVIDGEGTILLRFPGPLTPEIYEDRIRPALDKAAG; encoded by the coding sequence ATGGGCAAGGACCCGGCGGAACTTCCCTCGGCGCTGGTCGGCAAGCCGGTCCCGACCTTCACCCTGCCGCCGCTGCCCGGGCGTTCCGACGGACTGAGCGATGCCGACCTGCGGACGGGCGAACCGAAGCTGGTCAATGTCTTCGCCTCCTGGTGTGTGCCCTGCCAGATCGAGCACCCGGTGCTGATGCGGCTGAAGGAGGAAGGCATCCCGATCGAGGCGATCAACTACAAGGACGATCCGGCCAAGGCGGAAGCCTTCCTGGCGAGGCTGGGCGATCCTTATGCCGGCATCGGCGCCGATCGCGACGGGCGGGTTGCCATCGAGTGGGGTGTCTACGGCGTGCCGGAGACGTTCGTGATCGATGGCGAGGGGACCATCCTGCTGCGGTTTCCGGGGCCGCTGACGCCGGAGATCTACGAGGACCGGATCCGGCCGGCGCTGGACAAGGCGGCGGGATGA
- a CDS encoding heme lyase CcmF/NrfE family subunit, with protein MIPELGHLALVLALVLACVQGTLPLLAAHRGDAVGMRLAVSSAIGQFVMVSLAFGALTWAYVVSDFSVVNVAANSHSTKPLIYKISGVWGNHEGSLLLWVWILAIFGAMVAGLGGNLPLPFKARVLAVQGMIGAGFLAFVLFTSNPFLRLDPAPLDGNGLNPILQDPGLAMHPPMLYLGYVGLSTAFSFAMAALIEGRVDAAWARWLRPWVLAAWAALTFGIALGSWWAYYTLGWGGWWFWDPVENASFMPWLAATALLHSAIVVEKRDTLKAWTILLAILSFALSLLGTFLVRSGVLTSVHAFASDPTRGIFILALLLAAIGGAFSMFAWRAPVLRASGSFAPISRESGLLLNNVLLATGTGTVLLGTLYPLILDTVGGPKISVGPPYFDATFVPLMVPLLLAAPVGTLLAWKRGDLPGVLQRLGVAFLAVLVAVGVWLLAQGMQHLAAGLGLGLAVWLVMGSLVDLAERIALFRAPLAQSWRRLRGLPRSALGVVVAHAGVGLLVLGITGATALREERIAALAMGETVGLAGAEVRLVEVHEEPGPNYVATIGTFRTEKAGRVLHDIRSEKRFYPVEGSPTTKPGIVTSALGDYYYVLGDQAGDGRWTVRLYHEPLVVWIWWGAGVIGLGGLISLSDRRLRVGAPAPARRRNMISKGATA; from the coding sequence ATGATCCCGGAACTCGGCCATCTGGCGCTGGTCCTCGCTCTCGTTCTGGCCTGCGTCCAGGGGACGCTACCGCTCCTGGCCGCGCACCGGGGTGACGCTGTCGGCATGCGCCTCGCGGTGAGCAGCGCCATCGGCCAGTTCGTGATGGTTTCCCTGGCCTTCGGGGCGCTGACCTGGGCCTATGTCGTCTCCGACTTCTCGGTGGTCAATGTCGCGGCGAACAGCCACTCCACCAAGCCGCTGATCTACAAGATCAGCGGCGTCTGGGGCAATCACGAGGGCTCGCTGCTGCTCTGGGTCTGGATCCTGGCGATCTTCGGCGCGATGGTGGCAGGCCTTGGCGGCAACCTGCCGCTGCCGTTCAAGGCGCGGGTGCTGGCCGTCCAGGGCATGATCGGCGCCGGCTTCCTGGCGTTCGTGCTGTTCACGTCCAATCCGTTCCTGCGGCTGGATCCGGCCCCGCTCGACGGCAACGGTCTCAATCCGATCCTGCAGGATCCCGGCCTCGCGATGCATCCGCCGATGCTCTACCTGGGCTATGTCGGCCTCTCCACCGCGTTCAGCTTCGCGATGGCGGCGCTGATCGAGGGGCGGGTCGATGCCGCCTGGGCGCGCTGGCTGCGCCCTTGGGTCCTGGCCGCCTGGGCCGCGCTGACCTTCGGCATCGCGCTCGGCTCCTGGTGGGCCTACTACACGCTCGGCTGGGGCGGCTGGTGGTTCTGGGACCCGGTGGAGAACGCCTCCTTCATGCCCTGGCTGGCCGCGACCGCGCTGCTGCATTCGGCGATCGTGGTGGAGAAGCGCGACACGCTGAAGGCATGGACCATCCTCCTGGCGATCCTGTCCTTCGCCCTGTCCCTGCTCGGGACCTTCCTGGTGCGCTCCGGGGTGCTGACCTCGGTGCACGCCTTCGCCTCCGACCCCACGCGCGGGATCTTCATCCTCGCCCTGCTGCTGGCCGCGATCGGCGGCGCCTTCTCCATGTTCGCCTGGCGGGCGCCGGTCCTTCGGGCGAGCGGCAGCTTCGCGCCGATCAGCCGCGAGAGCGGCCTGCTCCTGAACAACGTCCTGCTCGCGACCGGGACCGGGACGGTGCTGCTCGGCACGCTCTATCCCCTGATCCTGGACACGGTCGGGGGGCCGAAGATCTCGGTGGGCCCGCCCTATTTCGACGCGACCTTCGTGCCGCTGATGGTGCCGCTCCTGCTGGCCGCCCCGGTGGGCACCCTGCTCGCCTGGAAGCGGGGCGATCTTCCTGGCGTGCTGCAGCGCCTGGGCGTGGCGTTCCTGGCCGTGCTGGTGGCCGTGGGCGTCTGGCTGCTCGCGCAGGGCATGCAGCATCTGGCGGCGGGGCTTGGGCTCGGGCTGGCGGTCTGGCTGGTCATGGGCTCCCTGGTCGATCTGGCCGAGCGGATCGCCCTGTTCCGAGCACCTCTGGCCCAGTCCTGGCGCCGCCTGCGCGGCCTGCCCCGCTCGGCGCTGGGCGTGGTCGTGGCCCATGCCGGGGTGGGCCTGCTGGTGCTGGGGATCACCGGGGCTACCGCCCTGCGCGAGGAGCGCATCGCGGCGCTGGCGATGGGCGAGACGGTGGGGCTGGCAGGGGCGGAAGTGCGGCTGGTCGAGGTGCACGAGGAGCCCGGGCCCAACTATGTCGCGACCATCGGCACCTTCCGCACCGAGAAGGCCGGCCGGGTGCTGCACGACATCCGCTCGGAGAAGCGGTTCTACCCGGTGGAAGGCTCCCCCACCACCAAGCCCGGGATCGTCACCTCGGCGCTCGGCGACTACTACTACGTGCTGGGCGACCAGGCCGGCGACGGCCGGTGGACGGTCCGCCTCTACCATGAGCCGCTGGTTGTCTGGATCTGGTGGGGAGCCGGCGTGATCGGCCTGGGTGGCCTCATCAGCCTCTCCGACCGCAGGCTGCGGGTCGGCGCCCCGGCTCCGGCCAGGCGGCGGAACATGATCAGCAAGGGTGCGACGGCTTGA
- the ureG gene encoding urease accessory protein UreG, translated as MSGHGPLRVGIGGPVGSGKTALTEQLCKLLRDHYAIAAITNDIYTKEDAEILTRSGALAADRIMGVETGGCPHTAIREDASINLRAVDLMCQRFPDLEVLFIESGGDNLAATFSPELADIAIYVIDVAAGEKIPRKGGPGITRSDLLVINKIDLAPLVGASLAVMNRDAAKMRGKRPFVFTQIKDSAGVEEVAAMLLALGGLPWRLAEAPIGIEARNRLALEAEASPA; from the coding sequence ATGAGCGGCCACGGTCCACTTCGCGTCGGCATCGGCGGCCCGGTCGGCTCCGGCAAGACCGCGCTCACGGAGCAGCTCTGCAAGCTCCTGCGCGACCACTATGCCATCGCCGCGATCACCAACGACATCTACACCAAGGAGGACGCCGAGATCCTGACCCGGTCCGGGGCGCTTGCCGCCGACCGGATCATGGGTGTGGAGACCGGCGGCTGCCCGCACACCGCCATCCGGGAGGACGCCTCGATCAACCTGCGGGCCGTCGACCTGATGTGCCAGCGCTTCCCGGACCTGGAGGTCCTGTTCATCGAGAGCGGCGGGGACAACCTTGCCGCGACTTTCAGCCCGGAACTGGCGGACATCGCCATCTACGTGATCGACGTGGCGGCCGGCGAGAAGATCCCGCGCAAGGGCGGCCCCGGCATTACCCGCTCCGACCTCCTGGTGATCAACAAAATCGATCTGGCGCCCCTGGTCGGGGCGTCGCTGGCGGTCATGAACCGGGATGCTGCGAAGATGCGCGGAAAGCGACCGTTCGTGTTCACCCAGATCAAGGACAGCGCAGGCGTCGAGGAGGTCGCGGCGATGCTTCTGGCGCTGGGCGGGCTGCCCTGGCGCCTGGCGGAGGCGCCGATCGGCATCGAGGCGCGCAACCGGCTGGCCCTGGAGGCCGAGGCCTCGCCCGCCTGA
- a CDS encoding cytochrome c-type biogenesis protein yields MTGALRTLLLAILVALASLGLPGPAPAAISPAEQLADPAQEARARALGQELRCLVCQNQSIDDSDADLAKDLRRVVRERIEAGDSDREILDYLTDRYGEFVLLRPPVSRATWVLWFGPLVLLVVAVLTALVWRRRQVATAELGWTESEQIRLDQALSEMEGEVTPRTEPRARS; encoded by the coding sequence ATGACCGGGGCGCTCCGCACCCTTCTGCTCGCCATCCTGGTGGCCCTGGCGAGCCTCGGCCTGCCGGGGCCGGCGCCCGCCGCCATATCGCCGGCCGAGCAGCTCGCCGATCCGGCCCAGGAGGCGCGTGCGCGGGCACTCGGGCAGGAACTGCGCTGCCTCGTCTGCCAGAACCAGTCGATCGATGACAGCGACGCCGACCTGGCCAAGGACCTGCGGCGGGTGGTGCGGGAGCGGATCGAGGCGGGCGACAGCGACCGGGAGATCCTGGACTATCTCACCGACCGCTACGGCGAGTTCGTGCTGCTGCGTCCGCCGGTGAGCCGCGCCACCTGGGTGCTCTGGTTCGGCCCGCTGGTGCTCCTGGTCGTGGCAGTGCTGACCGCCCTGGTGTGGCGCCGCCGCCAGGTCGCGACGGCGGAGCTTGGCTGGACCGAAAGCGAGCAGATCCGGCTCGATCAGGCTCTGTCCGAGATGGAAGGCGAGGTCACGCCACGCACCGAGCCGCGCGCCCGGTCATGA
- a CDS encoding urease accessory protein UreF, which yields MTMADPGILPGLDERAFLRLLAWSSPAFPIGAFAFSHGLETAVEEGSVRDAQTLRRYVGAVCRHGSGFADAVLLARAHDAAGSSGLDDLVLFGNALRGTAELALEAGMQGGAALRTLRQAWPHPHLDRLDALVREMDVEPVLPVVSGVAAAAHGIPAAGACLAHLAAFAWNLVSAGVRLVPLGQTDGQRVTALLEEDLPGIVALALATPIDDLFVSAPMVDLLSISHETQYTRLFRS from the coding sequence ATGACCATGGCTGATCCCGGCATTTTGCCGGGCCTGGACGAGCGGGCGTTCCTGCGGCTGCTCGCCTGGTCGTCCCCGGCCTTCCCGATCGGCGCGTTCGCGTTCAGCCATGGCCTGGAGACTGCGGTGGAGGAGGGCAGCGTGCGCGATGCCCAGACCTTGCGGCGCTATGTCGGCGCGGTCTGCCGGCACGGCTCGGGCTTCGCCGATGCGGTCCTGCTGGCAAGGGCGCACGACGCCGCCGGCTCGTCCGGGCTCGACGACCTCGTCCTGTTCGGCAACGCCCTGCGCGGGACGGCGGAACTGGCGCTGGAGGCCGGGATGCAGGGCGGGGCGGCGCTGCGGACGCTGCGGCAGGCCTGGCCCCACCCGCATCTGGATCGCCTGGACGCGCTGGTGCGCGAAATGGATGTCGAGCCGGTGCTGCCGGTCGTGAGCGGCGTGGCGGCCGCGGCCCATGGCATCCCGGCCGCCGGCGCCTGCCTCGCCCATCTCGCCGCCTTCGCCTGGAACCTGGTCTCGGCCGGTGTCCGGCTGGTGCCGCTCGGCCAGACCGATGGCCAGCGGGTCACCGCCCTGCTGGAGGAGGACCTGCCGGGCATCGTGGCGCTGGCGCTGGCTACCCCGATCGACGACCTGTTCGTCAGCGCCCCCATGGTCGATCTTCTCTCGATCTCCCACGAAACCCAGTACACGAGGTTATTCCGTTCATGA